In Arachis stenosperma cultivar V10309 chromosome 1, arast.V10309.gnm1.PFL2, whole genome shotgun sequence, one DNA window encodes the following:
- the LOC130973571 gene encoding uncharacterized protein LOC130973571 has translation MDKKKVAVPLVCHGHSRPVVDLFYSPVTPDGFFLISASKDSSPMLRNGETGDWIGTFEGHKGAVWSCCLDTNALRAATASADFSTKVWDALTGDELHSFEHKHIVRACAFSEDTHLLLTGGVEKILRIYDLNRPDAPPREVDKSPGSVRTVAWLHSDQTILSSCTDMGGVRLWDIRSGKIVQTLETKSSVTSAEVSQDGRYITTADGSSVKFWDANYYGLVKSYDMPCTVESASLEPKYGNKFAAGGEDMWVRVFDFHTGSEIACNKGHHGPVHCVRFSPGGESYASGSEDGTIRIWQTGPLTQEDSEALPANGSIEKVKVTADEVSRKIEGFHIADEGKSKEKEEAGEE, from the exons ATGGATAAGAAAAAGGTTGCGGTTCCTCTTGTTTGCCATGGTCACTCTCGCCCGGTGGTTGATCTCTTCTACAGTCCTGTAACTCCCGATGGCTTCTTTCTCATCAGTGCAAGCAAGG ATTCTAGTCCTATGCTCAGGAATGGAGAGACTGGGGATTGGATTGGAACATTTGAAGGGCACAAAGGTGCGGTGTGGAGTTGCTGCTTGGATACTAATGCGTTGCGTGCTGCTACTGCTTCTGCTGATTTTTCAAC GAAAGTCTGGGATGCATTAACAGGAGATGAGTTGCATTCTTTTGAGCATAAACATATTGTTCGAGCATGTGCTTTTTCTGAG GATACACACCTTTTGCTCACTGGAGGAGTTGAGAAAATTCTCCGAATTTATGATTTGAATCGACCTGATGCACCACCCAGGGAAGTTGATAAATCTCCTGGTTCAGTGAGAACTGTTGCATGGCTTCATAGTGACCAGACAATATTGAGTTCTTGTACTGATATGGGTGGAGTCAG GCTATGGGATATAAGAAGTGGTAAAATAGTACAGACACTTGAAACCAAGTCATCTGTTACAAGTGCAGAAGTGAGTCAGGATGGCCGTTATATTACAACTGCTGATGGTTCTAGTGTGAAGTTCTGGGATGCTAATTA CTATGGATTAGTAAAGAGCTATGACATGCCTTGTACGGTGGAATCTGCATCCTTGGAGCCAAAGTATGGGAACAAGTTTGCTGCTGGAGGAGAAGACATGTGGGTTCGTGTGTTTGATTTCCATACAGGCAGTGAGATTG CATGCAACAAGGGCCACCATGGTCCTGTCCACTGTGTCCGTTTCTCTCCCGGAGGAGAATCATATGCCTCAGGATCTGAGGACGGAACCATCAGAATATGGCAGACAGGTCCATTGACTCAGGAAGACTCGGAGGCTTTACCTGCAAATGGATCAATTGAGAAGGTGAAGGTAACTGCGGATGAGGTTTCACGCAAGATTGAGGGATTTCATATTGCAGATGAGGGGAAATCCAAAGAGAAGGAAGAGGCAGGGGAGGAGTAA
- the LOC130934764 gene encoding protein FAR1-RELATED SEQUENCE 5-like encodes MNNINHEPISTSTNHESAMLDPEDMLLNEETLFDMSILEDEAGFPNMTQTDIEPQSAQVPSHVSIENVLKMKFFTPGEAREFYTSYSRLKGFAIRKNMRIKKNHTNGRWFVSQFVDDHNYTLLSERFIGYLSSHRNMSNVEIAQMNSMRQVGISIPKIYQTFTINDEKLFWRYEVAVGSRMCDIIWSDGRSQEDYEAFSDVLAFDATYGRNKYNIPVIVLFGVNHHNQTCVFVAATVLCESQDSYKWVLRRFLECMRGKAPKAVITYGNPSMRLAIMHVFPDAHHRLCAWHLLRNTTAHVSQPRFTQLFKQCMLADIEVNEFEMQWEVMVDECGV; translated from the exons ATGAACAACATAAATCATGAGCCGATATCGACATCAACCAATCATGAATCGGCGATGTTAGACCCAGAGGACATGCTTTTGAATGAG GAGACACTTTTTGACATGAGCATCTTAGAGGACGAAGCAGGGTTTCCGAATATGACACAGACAGACATAGAGCCTCAATCTGCTCAGGTACCAAGTCATGTCAGCATTGAAAATGTGTTGAAAATGAAGTTCTTTACCCCTGGGGAAGCAAGAGAATTCTACACGAGTTATAGTAGGCTAAAAGGTTTTGCAATAAGGAAGA ATATGAGGATAAAGAAAAATCATACTAATGGAAGATGGTTTGTTTCACAGTTTGTGGATGATCATAACTACACCTTACTCTCAGAAAGGTTTATTGGATATCTGTCTTCACACAGGAATATGTCTAATGTAGAAATTGCTCAAATGAATAGCATGAGGCAAGTTGGGATAAGCATTCCAAAGATATACCAGACATTTACAAT AAACGATGAGAAACTGTTTTGGAGGTATGAGGTAGCGGTGGGTTCTCGTATGTGTGACATTATATGGAGTGATGGTCGAAGCCAGGAAGATTATGAGGCGTTCAGTGATGTCCTCGCCTTTGATGCGACCTATGGGAGGAACAAGTATAACATTCCTGTCATTGTTTTGTTTGGGGTTAATCACCATAATCAGACATGCGTGTTTGTAGCAGCAACGGTTTTATGTGAGTCACAGGACTCGTACAAATGGGTGCTGAGACGGTTTCTAGAATGCATGCGGGGAAAGGCCCCGAAGGCAGTTATAACTTATGGGAATCCTTCTATGAGGCTAGCTATTATGCATGTTTTTCCAGATGCTCATCACAGACTTTGCGCGTGGCACCTACTAAGGAATACCACTGCTCATGTCTCACAACCACGTTTCACCCAATTATTCAAACAGTGCATGCTTGCTGACATAGAGGTTAATGAATTTGAAATGCAATGGGAGGTGATGGTTGACGAGTGTGGTGTTTGA